A window of the Bacteroidota bacterium genome harbors these coding sequences:
- a CDS encoding signal peptidase II yields MRVLWVSFAILVVDQLTKLWIHTSMFTGESIPLVGDVLKLTYTTNPGMAFGLELGSKLFLTLFSIAATVLIVIYLWVVRKGPWGYRLSLALIIGGAFGNIIDRVFYGVLGITGGGTGRLFHGEVVDFIHVDLWRGFLPEWIPFFGGNFLALFPIWNVADMAIVVGVAAIIVFQRRFHEGLVRAAEAEKAEAEKAEAPLADPAVPAAAEPVTLDAPPVAEPSAVEEPAAPKTAPPEA; encoded by the coding sequence ATGCGCGTTCTCTGGGTCTCGTTCGCCATCCTCGTCGTCGACCAGCTCACGAAGCTGTGGATCCACACGTCGATGTTCACCGGCGAGTCGATCCCCCTGGTCGGCGACGTGCTCAAGCTGACCTACACGACGAACCCCGGCATGGCCTTCGGGCTGGAGCTCGGCTCGAAGCTCTTTCTGACGCTCTTCTCGATTGCCGCGACGGTCCTGATCGTCATCTACCTGTGGGTGGTACGCAAGGGACCGTGGGGCTACCGGCTCTCGCTCGCGCTCATCATCGGCGGGGCGTTCGGCAACATCATCGACCGCGTCTTCTACGGTGTCCTCGGCATCACCGGCGGCGGCACCGGCCGGCTCTTCCACGGCGAGGTCGTGGACTTCATCCACGTCGACCTCTGGCGCGGTTTCCTCCCCGAGTGGATCCCGTTCTTCGGCGGCAACTTCCTCGCCCTGTTCCCGATCTGGAACGTCGCCGACATGGCAATCGTGGTCGGCGTCGCGGCGATCATCGTCTTCCAGCGGCGCTTCCACGAGGGCCTCGTGCGGGCGGCCGAAGCGGAGAAAGCGGAGGCAGAGAAAGCAGAGGCCCCGCTGGCCGATCCCGCCGTACCGGCTGCGGCCGAGCCGGTGACGCTCGACGCGCCGCCGGTCGCGGAGCCGTCGGCGGTGGAGGAGCCGGCCGCGCCGAAGACCGCGCCGCCGGAAGCCTAA